The genome window CCATTCCGTCGCGGAAGGGTCCGCCCGGGTCCAGCGAAAGCGGTCGTGCAGGCGGTGCGCGCCGTCGGCCCAGAACTCGATCTCCACCGGGCGGATGCGGAACCCGCCCCAGTGCGGCGGACGCGGCGGGTTGGGGCCCTTGAGGGCCGTTACCTTCGCCACCTCGGCCATCAGCGCCCCGCGCGACTTCAGCGGGCGGGACTGTTTCGAGGCCCAGGCCCCGAGGCGGCTGGCAAGCGAGCGGGAGGCGTAATAGGCGTCGGCGGCCGGGCCGTCCTCCTTCTCCACCAGCCCGCGCACCCGCACCTGCCGGCGCAGGCTCTTCCAATGCATCACGAAGGCGGCCTTGCCGGTGGCGAGGATCTCGCCGGCCTTCGCGCTCTCGTAATTGGTGTAGAACACGAATGCGTCATCCTCGATGTCCTTGAGCAGGACCATGCGCACGTTCGGCAGGCCCTCGGGAGACACCGTGGCAAGGGCGATGGCGTTCGGGTCGTTGATCTCGCTCGCCGTGGCCTCGGCAAGCCAGTCGCGCACCAGCGCAAACGGGTCCGTGGCGGCGAATTTCCCCGATGGGGCCTCTGTCTGCGACATGCTCTGTCCTCGTGTCTGCGGGGCCCCGT of Paroceanicella profunda contains these proteins:
- the pdxH gene encoding pyridoxamine 5'-phosphate oxidase, whose protein sequence is MSQTEAPSGKFAATDPFALVRDWLAEATASEINDPNAIALATVSPEGLPNVRMVLLKDIEDDAFVFYTNYESAKAGEILATGKAAFVMHWKSLRRQVRVRGLVEKEDGPAADAYYASRSLASRLGAWASKQSRPLKSRGALMAEVAKVTALKGPNPPRPPHWGGFRIRPVEIEFWADGAHRLHDRFRWTRADPSATEWEVARLNP